The genomic DNA CTATTTCTTCGTTGGTAGGCTCGCGGTTAAGCTCCTGCGTCAATCTACGTTGAGTTCTGAGCAACTTATTTATTGTTTCTACCATGTGTACTGGGATACGAATTGTCCTTGCCTGATCGGCGATTGCGCGTGTAATGGCCTGGCGGATCCACCATGTAGCATAAGTAGAGAATTTAAAACCTTTATCTGGATCGAATTTTTCAACAGCACGCAGCAGACCCGTATTGCCTTCTTGGATTAAATCAAGCAGATCAAGTCCTCGTCCGACATAACGCTTAGCGATCGAAACAACTAGACGCATGTTTGCCTCGGCCATCTTGTCTTTGGCGCGTTTGTCGCCAGCTACGACTTTGCGCGCCAACTCAAGCTCCTGCTCACCATTGAGCAGTGGGATCTTACCAATCTCCCTGAGGTAAAGTCGAACCGAATCATCGGCAATGTCATCGAGGTAGGTAGCTTCGTCGATTAAGATTTCTTCACCATCCTCGGCAACCCACTCCGTGCTCATAGTTTCAGGGGTTGGCTCTTCAGCACCGGTAACGACTATGTTAGCCTCACTTAGTTCACCGTACAACGCGTCTAGCAGATCAATATTTTCTGGATCGTCGGGGATAGCGGCAAAGATGTCTTTTTGGTCAATCTTACCGTCTTTTTTGGCCTTGGCTACAAGTTCATCTTTTTTGGCATTTAGCTTGGCAGCATTGTCTTCTTCAGGCATTTATACTCCTTTGGTGGGGTGGGTTAATTGGCGATTTATGAGAATCTTTTGACTAGTTCATCTAGCGCTTTTGCTTGGTGCAACAGTTCTTCAGTAGGATTTTGATTGAGGCGCTCAACCAAAATTTGTTTTTGAGTTCTGACGTAATCGGCTACGAGTCTGGACTGAAGCATTTTTGCCTGGGCTTGCAGTTCGCTTTTTTCGGCTCGGCCGTAGGTTTCTTCACCTAGTAATGCTAACATTTTAACATAATCCTGAAGAGCATGCCAGATAGCCTGCCTACTAGCAGAGCTAGCAGCACCGCTATCTTCTTCGGTGATAGCACGATTTTCAGCTGTGGTACTCGCTTCGCTGTACACTTGTACAGCTCGTTCCGTTCCTCGCTTAAGAATCGTACTCTCATCCGAACCATGCCCTTCAGGAACCTGACTCGCATGCCAGATAGCCTGCCTACTAGCAGAGCTAGCAGCACCGCTATCTTCTTCGATAGCACGATTTTCAGCTGTGGTAAGGTTTGAATCCTCCACTGGTTCGTCTGTTTGCAAATAGTTAAATAGTTTTGCTGCTTGATCATCTTGAAACAAGTCATTGGGTAAATCATAGATCAGCTCACGCATACTCGGATAAAGCAGCATAATGCTCAAAAAATGTTGCACACGCTTTTCATTCTCCGGCAGGCTGCCTTTGTTGACAGGCCGGTGGTTAGATTTACGAGCTCTTGCACCAGCTTTGTCGTTTTGGAGCTTGCCTTTTAGTGCTTCGGCGCTGGCACCAATTATGCTAGCAAGCATGCTAACATAGTGCTCTTGTTCAACCTGGTCGTTGAGCTTGCGCACCGTGGCAAGCACTATGTCTGTTAATCTTCGTTTACCAACTGCGGATGTAATGTCGAGGCTTGCGCGGTAATGATCAATCAACCAGTCGATGGCATAGCTTTTTTCGTCAATGGCTTTTTGCCACAGCTTAACATCTTTTCGCACTAACTCATCAGGGTCTTTGCCCTCAGCAATTGTAATAATACTAAGAGTTACGTCGGCCGCCTGAGCTAGCGGTATCGCCCTTTCGGTAGCTGCTAGGCCAGCTTTGTCGGCATCGAAAGCTAGGCGCACATCTCCTGTAAAGCGTTTTAGTTGCAAAAAATGCTGACTAGTCATAGCAGTTCCTGCGGTTGCTACTACCTGTTTTACGCCTGCCTGATGGCTGCTGATTA from Candidatus Saccharibacteria bacterium includes the following:
- the rpoD gene encoding RNA polymerase sigma factor RpoD, giving the protein MPEEDNAAKLNAKKDELVAKAKKDGKIDQKDIFAAIPDDPENIDLLDALYGELSEANIVVTGAEEPTPETMSTEWVAEDGEEILIDEATYLDDIADDSVRLYLREIGKIPLLNGEQELELARKVVAGDKRAKDKMAEANMRLVVSIAKRYVGRGLDLLDLIQEGNTGLLRAVEKFDPDKGFKFSTYATWWIRQAITRAIADQARTIRIPVHMVETINKLLRTQRRLTQELNREPTNEEIAREMELDVDKVEHIMKIKQDISSLDASVRDDEEDSVLGDFIEDEDTITPEESATNQLLKEHVKDLLSGLTDREQKIIRLRFGLDDGKSHTLEEVGQEFAVTRERIRQIEAKALAKLRKHRDARKLLDYLK
- a CDS encoding DNA primase encodes the protein MADALEEVKARLNIEDIVGEYVQLKRSGRNYKGLSPFTNEKTPSFIVSPEKQIWHDFSSGRGGSMFDFVMELEGLDFKGALELLARKAGVELEDNKRKAGESGLKKRLLDAHALAANFYTRELTKNDAALNYVRVERGFSKETILEFKLGYSPTDDSLTRYLLKKGFSESELSRGGLSTRRSAGLTDMFRGRIMVPLMDGQGQVIGFTARQFGGDNMGPKYLNTPATPLYDKSRHVYGLSQAKQAIRNCGYVVVAEGNLDVISSHQAGVKQVVATAGTAMTSQHFLQLKRFTGDVRLAFDADKAGLAATERAIPLAQAADVTLSIITIAEGKDPDELVRKDVKLWQKAIDEKSYAIDWLIDHYRASLDITSAVGKRRLTDIVLATVRKLNDQVEQEHYVSMLASIIGASAEALKGKLQNDKAGARARKSNHRPVNKGSLPENEKRVQHFLSIMLLYPSMRELIYDLPNDLFQDDQAAKLFNYLQTDEPVEDSNLTTAENRAIEEDSGAASSASRQAIWHASQVPEGHGSDESTILKRGTERAVQVYSEASTTAENRAITEEDSGAASSASRQAIWHALQDYVKMLALLGEETYGRAEKSELQAQAKMLQSRLVADYVRTQKQILVERLNQNPTEELLHQAKALDELVKRFS